Proteins encoded in a region of the Vitis riparia cultivar Riparia Gloire de Montpellier isolate 1030 chromosome 7, EGFV_Vit.rip_1.0, whole genome shotgun sequence genome:
- the LOC117917512 gene encoding abasic site processing protein YobE produces MCGRARCTLRLDNIARACNLNTLPTQNIQMDRYRPSYNVSPGANLPVVRRGGGTEGEEAIVHCMKWGLVPSFTKKSEKPDHYKMFNARSESVCEKASFRRLVPKNRCLVAVEGFYEWKKDGSKKQPYYIHLKDGRPLVFAALFDSWANSEGEILYTCTILTISSSSALQWLHDRMPVILGDKESTDAWLNGSSSSQFNTVLKPYEDPDLVWYPVTQAMGKPSFEGPECIKEIQLKNEQRPISKFFSTKGIKNEQGLSNEPVKSNLPQSLKEEPSIENSTGLPSSTVKGDHDSTCSRSVPQEESTWFTNLPKSLKQEPETEDETGLPFPGDHDSKCDEEATKLPIKRDFEEFSADSKPNTDTVEKPSPVTKKGKLNKNAGDKQPTLFSYFGKS; encoded by the exons ATGTGTGGAAGAGCTCGCTGTACTCTCAGACTAGACAACATCGCCCGAGCATGCAACCTCAATACCCTCCCAACTCAGAATATCCAAATGGACCG gTATCGGCCGTCGTATAATGTGTCACCGGGGGCGAATCTGCCAGTGGTTCGAAGAGGGGGCGGGACTGAGGGCGAAGAGGCCATTGTTCATTGCATGAAGTGGGGACTTGTTCCTAGCTTCACTAAGAAATCTGAGAAACCTGATCATTACAAGATG TTCAATGCTCGGTCTGAGTCAGTATGTGAAAAGGCTTCTTTTCGGCGTTTAGTTCCTAAGAACCGGTGCCTTGTGGCGGTAGAAGG ATTCTATGAGTGGAAAAAGGATGGCTCAAAAAAGCAACCTTACTACATTCATCTGAAGGATGGACGACCTCTTGTTTTTGCTGCTCTTTTTGATTCATGGGCAAATTCTGAAG GAGAGATTCTCTATACTTGTACAATCCTGACGATTTCTTCATCATCTGCCTTACAATGGTTGCATG ACAGGATGCCTGTTATTTTGGGTGACAAGGAGTCGACTGATGCGTGGCTAAATGGTTCTTCATCTTCCCAATTTAATACGGTCCTCAAACCATATGAAGATCCAGATTTG GTATGGTACCCAGTGACACAGGCAATGGGCAAGCCATCTTTCGAGGGACCAGAGTGCATCAAGGAG ATTCAGTTAAAGAACGAGCAGAGGCCCATCTCAAAGTTTTTCTCAACAaagggaataaaaaatgaacaaggTTTGTCTAATGAACCCGTCAAGTCAAATCTGCCACAAAGCTTGAAAGAAGAACCCTCCATCGAGAACAGCACAGGACTTCCATCCTCTACTGTTAAAGGTGACCATGATTCAACATGTAGTCGTTCAGTTCCTCAGGAGGAGTCTACATGGTTCACAAATCTGCCAAAGAGCTTGAAACAGGAACCTGAAACAGAAGACGAAACAGGACTTCCATTTCCAGGTGACCATGATTCAAAATGTGATGAAGAAGCTACAAAGCTCCCCATAAAGCGGGACTTCGAGGAGTTCTCTGCTGATTCAAAACCAAACACTGACACAGTTGAGAAGCCAAGTCCTGTGACAAAGAAGGGAAAACTTAATAAGAATGCAGGTGACAAACAACCAACACTGTTTTCTTACTTCGGAAAAAGCTAG
- the LOC117919373 gene encoding uncharacterized protein LOC117919373, whose product MLIKSRAALSISFLSNSTVLVGFCRPRRRPRRRKGGTIRLGNRRRGFSIAARPVVQWGVVVVRPLRMLKRVIVEMVSSGRLLEAYCWSLPFLRPPLFPMI is encoded by the coding sequence ATGCTCATCAAGTCTAGAGCTGCATTGTCCATATCTTTCCTCTCGAACTCTACTGTTTTGGTAGGGTTTTGCAGGCCAAGACGCCGACCGAGGCGACGAAAGGGTGGCACGATAAGGCTCGGGAATCGTCGAAGAGGGTTCAGCATTGCTGCCCGGCCGGTGGTGCAGTggggggtggtggtggtgaggCCCCTCAGGATGCTCAAGAGGGTCATTGTGGAGATGGTTTCCAGTGGAAGGTTATTGGAGGCTTATTGTTGGTCTCTTCCCTTTCTTCGACCCCCACTATTCCCTATGATTTGA
- the LOC117918036 gene encoding uncharacterized protein LOC117918036 yields MPSRRAASSQNSQANDDVPPVEGLSPVSAEGIYRYLGTLAGLVERQARAAGTNVQGQSSSSRGSSFDDFKKLGPPYFSGATDPTEAEAWILKMEKFFGVIDCSEEQKACYAAFMLDKEADHWWRMTRRLLEDQGPITWRQFREAFYKKYFPDNVRQQKVGKFIRLEQGDMTVAQYEAKFTELSRFSPQLIATEEEKLGVYSEVVNRALIVEKDNEELHQYREQQRKRNRSDGAHGNQAQRRSTSGRNQNKGKAAQNLDEACSTCGKEHGGRPCYRETGACFGCGKQGHLIRDCPENRKFITGKPKEENKKDK; encoded by the exons ATGCCATCAAGAAGAGCAGCTTCTTCACAAAACAGTCAGGCTAATGATGATGTACCTCCAGTTGAGGGTTTGTCTCCTGTGAGTGCAGAAGGGATCTATAGGTATCTTGGGACACTAGCTGGTTTAGTTGAACGCCAAGCTCGAGCTGCTGGGACTAATGTTCAGGGACAGTCTTCATCTTCTAGGGGTAGCTCTTTTGATGACTTCAAGAAATTGGGTCCTCCTTACTTTTCTGGTGCCACAGATCCCACAGAGGCAGAGGCTTGGATCCTTAAGATGGAGAAATTCTTTGGTGTAATAGATTGCTCTGAGGAGCAAAAAGCCTGTTATGCAGCttttatgttagataaagagGCAGATCATTGGTGGCGTATGACTAGGAGACTTTTGGAGGATCAGGGACCCATAACATGGAGACAATTTCGGGAGGCTTTCTACAAGAAGTATTTCCCTGACAATGTTAGGCAGCAGAAGGTGGGAAAGTTTATTCGTTTGGAACAGGGGGATATGACTGTGGCTCAGTATGAGGCTAAATTTACAGAGTTATCACGTTTTTCCCCACAGTTGATTGCTACAGAGGAGGAAAAg CTTGGTGTCTATTCAGAGGTTGTTAACAGAGCCCTTATAGTAGAGAAAGATAATGAAGAGCTTCATCAGTATAGGGAACAGCAAAGGAAGCGAAATAGGagtgatggtgctcatggtaatcAAGCACAGCGAAGGTCTACATCAGgaagaaatcagaataaagggAAAGCAGCGCAGAATTTAGATGAGGCTTGTTCTACTTGTGGTAAGGAGCATGGgggtaggccatgctatagagagactggagcttgctttggttgtgggaagCAAGGACATTTGATCAGAGATTGTCCAGAGAATAGGAAGTTCATCACTGGGAAgcctaaagaggaaaataagaaGGATAAATAG